Proteins found in one Egibacteraceae bacterium genomic segment:
- a CDS encoding DsbA family protein — MTEHIRFYFDPICPWCYQTSRWLRRVAGLGAAELTWGLFSLELQNADREPERLAREHSRSALSLRTGVAVREAAGPDGLGAFYGAIGGRVHGDGQPLEDPDTVKGALEDAGLDPSLVDVAAEDQRYADAVVAEHRALVERTRSFGVPTMVLDDGHGPAIFGPVISEPPVDDAEALTLFEHVVWLARYENFSELKRDRVVLPRVESVRRWEREQPD, encoded by the coding sequence GTGACCGAGCACATCCGCTTCTATTTCGACCCCATCTGCCCGTGGTGCTACCAGACGAGCCGCTGGCTGCGCCGCGTCGCCGGGCTCGGAGCCGCCGAGCTCACGTGGGGGCTGTTCTCTTTGGAGCTGCAGAACGCCGACCGCGAACCCGAGCGGCTCGCGCGGGAGCACAGCCGGTCGGCTTTGTCTCTGCGCACCGGCGTGGCTGTCCGCGAGGCTGCGGGACCCGACGGCTTGGGCGCTTTCTACGGAGCGATCGGGGGGCGGGTGCACGGAGATGGTCAGCCCCTGGAGGACCCCGACACGGTGAAGGGCGCGCTGGAGGATGCGGGACTGGACCCCAGCCTGGTGGACGTGGCCGCCGAGGACCAGCGCTACGCCGACGCGGTCGTGGCCGAACACCGCGCGTTGGTGGAACGCACCCGCAGCTTCGGGGTGCCGACCATGGTCCTGGACGACGGTCACGGCCCCGCCATCTTCGGTCCGGTGATCAGCGAGCCACCGGTCGACGATGCCGAGGCGCTCACGCTGTTCGAGCACGTCGTGTGGCTGGCCCGCTACGAGAACTTCTCCGAGCTCAAACGTGACCGTGTCGTCCTGCCCCGCGTGGAGTCGGTGCGACGCTGGGAGCGAGAACAGCCCGACTGA